AATAACCTTTTAACCGTACAGTACCTATAAATGTTCACGGGCTCATACCTAAAATCAGTCTTTAGTGGCCTTGACAACAGTCAACACATAAATCTATTACATCCATTACAGACTCTGATCATTCAAGGATCAGTCCTCTGTTGGTTGAAACAAAGTTAAAAACCGTCAAAGGAATTGTTGTGGTTAAAGATAGAATTTTTACTCCTCCAAAAGAAGACTTCAGGGGAGTTTTCAGGGATTTCCAGCTCAAGGAGAAAACCAAGCAAGTGAAATCAAGATTGTGGACATTAACCAAATTTGTCTAATAAGACTAGAGGCCTCTGCATTGTCTGTAGAGAAATCCTTGGTTTTCAACAAGAATGTATAAGAACAAATTACAGGGTCAACTACTCTCAAGATACATGAAGTCcattttttttcccattttttACCTACTTGTCTATCATGCTTCCACCAGAAGTGCAGATTGTTGCCTCTAATATCTGCGCGAAAGGAAAAGAAGTTAATCACTGAAAAAAGACTAGATAAAGAAAGGTATCTTAGTAGCAAAGGAGAAGGCTAGATGCAATCAAGCTAGCAGCATCATGCTGTTACCATCGACTGTATGCAAGGCAAATAGCTTATGTCACATGTATCATGCATGTTGGTTTCATTTTTAGCCGAAAAATACATGGAAAGCAAGAACTCTACCTTCAACACTTGCAAACACAAGAAGATTAACAGTGGCATGACATAGCCAGGATTCAAAACTTAGGTTCTTAAATAGGCAATGTATTGTCGCTATATTACCATACTGCAAGAGTTACATTGCAACATTATATAGTGAACATTTTAATAGTGTAAATGGTGTCAATAAGAACAGATATCAAGACCTAAATATACCGCCAGAActgtagggttttttttttttaataacaaaagaagAAACGGTCATAGATCTACCATTATATGTCATGATAGTAAAATAAGATTAGAGCTGCCTGCCCTAAAACAAAGGACCCAACCTTCAATAGTCACCTAGTACAGTAAGCATATTAATATAACTTTCCACCATCAAGTCTAAATTACAAAGTACATAGGTGATAGGTCTATTTTTCAACcttcaaattaaaaagaaaggtAAAAGTAATCCTTCCCACTGTGGGACCAGAAAAGGTAGCTAGGATGAAAACCACAAGGATTGCTGGTCTTTGATGGTTCCATGTGTTCAGGAGTCATGCTGTAATTCTTAAAGGCAGAGCAAGCATAGAAGGagaagcaaaaaaaatttcaccttatttgaggattttaccAAGACCAACTCCCAAATGCAAAATGTGAAACTAAGAAGCTTTGGACCAAAGCATTAATATCGACTTATCTAAGCATCAGAAACCAATGAATAAAAAGGTCTTTTTACTCACTTTCAAACATTAACTCCTGCAAGACAAGTTCAAAGAAAATCCATCCCATGTTTCACGCGATTGCATAGCAACCAGGTAGCACAGGAAGCCACACCAATAAAAGCTCATCCATCTACCAAGAAAGATTATAAAGAAAGGAGCACTGGCCAACACTTGCAAAACTAACTTAGGTGATTCATAAAGAAAGGAGCACTGGCCAACACTTGCAAAACCAAGTCAAGTGATTCATAAAAGCATTACTCAGTAGGTGAGAGAGATAAATAAAATAGGTGGGAATGCATCTACTAGAAAAGATGGAACCATTTATCAAACTCTGTTACAACAAAGGTTGGAAACTTTTTGTACTATTATTCTGCCTATAACAATAATGGATCTACTATGCTTACACTCCTACCGGCTTGACTCCCCTGACCCTCCCCCTTTGTCTCCACATTGCCTCCATGTGACCTTGCGACCtttctctcccttcctctcctgTCAACAATTTGTGGCGGTTCCATTCCCATTAAATACCTCTCTCTTCCACTCTGCTCCCAAtcccttcccccccccccccttccctgCTTCTTAAAAATCCAAACTTTAGCTAGTCTAATTTACTGAAATCCAAACTTTAGATCTGCCAATGGCTTCTCTGCTCTCTCCCACTATCCTTCTactctttctcctcttcctccacctcAGTTTCTCCATTTCTTTCTCGGCCCCTGCTTCCCAACTCCAAAAATCGCAGCTTCTGAGCAGAAGAAAGTTCATCTCCATGGAGGGTGAGGAGGAACCGGCCTCAAAACCCCTCCTTTCCAAGAAAAAACCTATCTTGGGGACCAAAAACCAAACCAAACTCATCAAACCCAAGAAAACCAACTCCACCACCACCATTTCCACCGCCGCCACCCCGAAATCCAAGCTCAACAAAACTCTCATCTCCACCCCCAAAACCTCCAATTCCACCAAGCTCGTCAAACCCACCAAACTGACCAAATCCAACTCTACCAATTCCGCCAAATCCGAGCTCAAATCGCTCAAATTATCCTCCAATTCCACCAAATCTTCCAAGAAAATCCTAGATCCACCCGTTCCCAGGAACAAGACCGCCACCTCCAAACCGGCCACCGCCGGCGAGAAGAATTCCAAACCAAAGCCGAAGCCGAAGTCCGCCACCGCCAAACCAGAACCCTGGCTCGCCGGCGACGAGGGCGACGACCTCATCGCCGAGTTCCGCGACCTCCCGACCCGCCTCCAACAATCCCTCTTCCCCGACCTCCAGCGCCTCTCCACCACCTCGAAGGCCTACCTCTCCCGCGCCAACCGCGAGATCGCCGAGGGCGTCAAGCCCTTTGTGGGAAAAAGTTTCGCTCCCAAAATAGCCTCCATCGCCTCCGTTCTATTTCTCGTTCTGCCCCTGCTTCTCGTCACCGCGCTCTTCCGCCGCCTCCGCTCTTACCTCTCCCTCCACCGGCTCCTCGTCTTCATCCAGGCCTACCTCGCCATCTACTTCGCGACGCTCGCGGTCACCGCCCTCGTGACCGGACTCGAGCCGCTGAGATTTTTCTACGCGACGTCGCCGTCGTCGTACGCGTGGACGCAGGCGGCGCAGACGTTCGGGTATTTGCTATACTTGGTGGTGCAGCTGATCAATTTAGTGGTGGTGTTCTCCGCCGGTGAGGGGGCGGGTGCCGGGGCGAGGGTGTTTGGGCTGGCGCAGATGCTGGTCGGGCTGGCGGTGGGGATGCACTACTACGCGGCGGTGTTCCACCGGGCGGTGACTGGAGATCCCCCGCGGGCCAACTGGCGGGTCCACGCGGTCTACGCCGCGTGCTTCCTCGTGATCTGCGCGTGCGCGCGGGCAGAGCGCCGGAAGAAGACCTACCTCAACGACGGGGGAGAAGACGggaaaaaaagctaaaaaaataaaaaatatatatattggggCATTTTGGGAACGAGAAGAGGGCATAATGGGAAGAGGAATAATGTTTCTATTATATTGTAGACTTTTAGCCGGTGGGAGAATCTCGCTGGTGGGGGCAGGGTTGGgaaacttttattttttctgctGTTCGAATTTTTTAATTTAGTTTAAAACTTAAATGATGTATGGAGTGAAGCTGATCAGTGTTATGAAGGCAGATTGGGAATAAAGTAGGGGTATTTTGGAAATGATCGTGATGTCGGCAGTATAGTGGCTTTGGGAGATCCCGGTTTTTATAGTTTTGGGTAGCGAGTTGGGTTATCTGGTAAAAACGATAGGGGTATTTGGGAATAAGCAAATTTTACAAGGTGGGAGACATTTTGGGAAGAATTCTTAATGTGAGGGCAAGGGAGGAGGAACATAGTGTTGTGAAATTGTAATGGGAGCAAAAATAGGATAAGGGGATCAATAAAACAAAACTATTTTTTGGCAATGTTTGGTTGTGTCTGATGTCATGCATTGATAGATTCCAAGAATTATACAATTTTTTGTTATTGGCATTGGCAAAGCTAATCATTGAAGGGCTTTTTTTACAAAAAGGACCTTAGGGAATTgatgaaatgattttttttgttgttggaaCGAAATGATTACATGAAATAGACATTGATGAACCAGATCCTTCTATTAAACCTAACAACTTAAACTAGTGAGAAATGGATCGATAGTACATGCTAGGCCTTACATTTTGAGCTAATTTTCTGAGAGTGTTTTCTATTAATTATGCCAGTATTTtaaatatgacatgcacatgatTAGTATAGAAAAAATAAACGGATGGATTTTGATTTCCATAAAACTTGCGTGGAGGAGGGAAATAAAACAACGGTGGAGTAGATTATAAGTGAATCTCATGAAGCTTCACTGTTGCAGTCTGATTTTACATGGCCAATCCTAAGAATTACTTTATATCTGGTAGATAGATTAGGGTTTTCTCCTCCttcgggggaaaaaaaaaaaatctcgaaCTGGTCTCATGCACCAACAATTAAATTGCAAACACCTAGGCTATAAAATTGTCATAAGTTCCATATTGTTATATACAGCCAAAAAAAAGCCGTATGCAAGAAGATTGCACCATGAAAATATGATCAGGTATTAAATTGGTTATTAGCCAAATCAAGCGTCAAGCTTTTTCTCTAATAATGATTTTGCATTCATTTTATCATCCATATTATTTATTACCATCTCAATACCTCTTGCCATTTATAAGTACAACATTCTTGGTTAGAAAATCTTCACCATGCCACTTCATTCTAGACTCTAGGCACCAACTCTATGTGAACGTTAATACAAACTACATAGTCCCCCACTCCTTGTGCTCCAAGTAGAGAAATGAAGTGGTTCGAGATATCAATATCTTTCTTGGTTCGCTTGCAAACTTTCAAAGAATATGTAAATAAGTATAGTTAGCACACAATTTGAAAGCAATGTTTATCGCAATGGATAAATACTAAAAAGATTAATGAAACAAAATATCATGATCGTTCGTGCTTTCTCTGATATGCCCAAACACCCAAAAATGAGAAGCCATTGTTGATCCCAATTTGGTCAAAATTTCAACATATCCGCCTATTCATCCGTTTTCCCGGCGTGTTATTTGACGAAACTATCTCCTCGATATATCTGGAGCAGACCATCGGCAAACTACGAGGAAGAAAGAATACAATTGTCAACCTTGGCAAGGCCCTTTCTAGCAAAATTAGTTAGGTGGACTACATCAATTGATGAAGCAAATAATAAACCATGGTTCTCTAATCCATCCAACAATGATTACAGGAGAGATATTGGACAAGGATGAGTGGAGTTAGTCTAGATGGGTAGGCAATGGTCCATTTAGGGACCATACCCACTAAACAACATAGTCCTTCCTTTCCCGTCATCACGATTCCATCCAAACAACTATATTGTATCATATAAAAGTAATGCTACATATAAAGTACTTATGTAATTCACccctttggattttatttttcagtcaaTTATAGGcaacacaatatatatatatatatatatatatatatatatatatatatatatatatatattattgtaaATAACTCTATTAGAGCAGTGGAGGCATAAGGCAAAGCCTTTCTTCCAGGCTAGAAACAGGGGTCATGTTGATCAAGTTATGTGGGGGCCATGGTGTCGTTATTCGAGGGGTGGACCTGCAAGCTTCACAACCTTGATGGCTGCCGGTGCTACTCACCGACACAAAACGAGCCATTTAATGCCCGAACTGCCCCTTAGATTTTCTCCATGCAAACCGAAATCGATCACGCGCTCTCAAGGAAAAGGGGAATGGAGAAAGGGAGAATGGGAGATGAATCCACTGTGCGTTTGGATGCCTCAggagattttaaaattttatattagatatttatcaaaatataaatctgattaaatataaaaatttatctcaaatctctaaataatttagtttcctATGTTTTTTTTATCTCTATCTCCTGTTCTATCTTAAAATTTTATGTAAATTCTACTAACACAATTGCAGTATCTTAAAAAAGAGCATAGAGATGCGCAAACAAACTTTTCGAAAAACTTACGTGGATGAAAGATATTCCGGTGACATAATTTTTTATGAATGAATGGATTATGTTAAGAAATGCATTCAATGACATAATGCTGAAGCAGTTAATCATACTTACCCTTTTACatctataaataaaaaaatagatcatATTTTTCATTGATTATAACAACTTTTCTTATCTATCTGAATAACTTCAAATTACATAAGAGAATTGAGAGCACTAAGTGACTGGACTTAAGTgcgcctaataagcatttgaaaaaaaagatgGTGTCCACGTATAAGAGGGTTGAGAGAGATTGCTTCAATCAAAATTGTTGATTTTTAATGTATTTGGATTTGGCTAGATAGATAAATGGATGGATAGATGTCGGATTATAAAATAAGAGGTGCCTTTCTGTTCTGTCAATTCATTTTTCTAGCACCACCTCTTTACCTCTTCTCGCCCTACGAAAGATAGGAACCGAAACCCAAGCATGCAAACAACCCCAAGGAGGGTAGAAGAAGCTTATGGAGTCACGGGTTTGGAATCAAAATTTCCAATCATTTCAAAACATAGGATTATAAAGAAAAGCTAAAATTGTAAAGAACTCTCACAACTAGTGATTAGGGGGTGAAGGTCCATGTACATTTGTGAAAAGCACTCCATAAGCAAAAATTTTGGCACACGAGCCATATTCTTTGATGGTTGCTTAAGACGGTTATTAGTAGTAATATTAGCACTGACCTATATTCATAACCTCTACGATACAACTCAAAGTGAAATAAAAAGAGGAATGAAGAAGCTAAACAAGCCACTAATCTTTGTGTTCTTTGATTTTTAGGTACCATAAATCATCTTAGAAATAAATTGTCAGCTTAATAAATACATGCCCATTCCACAATCCTTCAGAGCTCATGTTCCATTCATGTGTGTGGTGATCCAACATTCAATGCACGCTTCTAAGTATCTCATGAACTTTGAGAGGAGTAAGATGGTATAAAGGTTCATTTAAGTCAAGATTAAGTGACAGCTGACCTACATTTAACTTATCACAAGATTTGATCAATTCATGCCTAACATCAAATCTATTTCACATGTGTCGGGCTCCTTTCGGTGCATCGCCATGCCATGGATTCGGTTTCAGCACCATAAGGCAAGCAACTCATTTTGGTTTAGTGGATCTGAGCCTAACCATTTCCTACTTGTGTATACGAGTCTTCTGCAACATGATCAACTGTGACCCTATAAGATCTAGAAGGGAacatagaataaaaaaaaagatggacaAGATCATCAGCGTTATCTGTAACACCCCCTTTAATTTGTGATATATCCCTGCCTAATGATTTCATCGATCTCTGCCGCTAAGCAAAGTTCAGATAATATCAATGAATTATCAAAATATCGGTTGAGCATGATTCAATTTTAGCACATCAATCTGACAGAGCCATAAACATCATCATCCTAGCATACATCTCTAATTCCAATCACACAGGGATTAAATCTAGTGCAAGCttgtttttataatatttttggcCTTGCATTGATGATTGATGGTAGTTTCTTCTCCTCTATAGCTTAGTATGGCAGCCTTGTATATGACAATGGAAATTAAAACTAATATCCTTATTCCCTCCCATTGCAAAAGCATTTCCAGCAGCTGGTGCTATGGACACAAATCATGACTTGGATTTGGTGTTTTTTCTTATTTGGTTAGAAGACATGAAGTCTTAACTTGGAAGGCTCTAGCCCACTAGCTTTGATTAGTGCAACTAGCACTCACACGGCCAGAAAGATTAGTCCACTTTGACTATATGACTGATTATTTTCAtgacttaacaaaaaatccatCAGTGTCTGAGTCAACAGTGACACGGTTTCTTTGTCAAACAATAAGACAATAGGCTTTTTGGACAATAAGAACAAGTCAACTGTCAACAATAGATGCTTGACCTCTCGTCCAATCTCGTCGGCTATAAAACTACATAGTTTCCACCTCAGCGTATATCTGGCTTGCCGGGCTTGAAGAATGCCGGTGGTAATTAGAAGGAATTTTtctgggaaaaaaaaattgtcggCATGGTGTGTACATGGTGCTGTACTCAAGTTGACCTTTGAGTGTTGGTCTAAGGCTCCATTTGGCAGAGCTTTTGgtaggccaaaaagcactttctaaccatccaaaaatatttttggatggAATAGGgatgtttaataaaaaaaattggaaagttgttttagctttttgataaagctaaaacagcttattaggagaaacttcaaaaataaaaCCTCTTCAAAAAAGCACTTCTAGCATGAGTTGGAAAGCTATTtcgatttataaattttttttggactaaaatacccatgataaaatattataattataagaaATGtccttttatatttattaatatataatgataataattataatattttatattattattattatattatactataaatattatattatattacattatatcataatacattaatatgttatgttatataatatcaaataatgttatattattatgatataattacaatattatattactatattataataatattatagtatgttataataatattatactatatcatatatttatgtattaatatatattatgttttattatactttgctgtataatactatgcaatatcctttacagttattttgtcataccaaaagtattttcttattttgttaACCAAAGATATATTAAAGTTTCATAGCATTTTATAAATGTAGTTAAAAAacaacaaataatttttttatataagctCTACTGCAAAACGGAGCCTAAGTCAGCAACCAGTTTCCAGTTTATTGTGGTATTTGACCCtccttactttttttttttttgtatggatCAGTCTGACATGAGATTGTATGCCTTAACCTCGAGAACAAGAGCTGGGCTTGCTAAGTATAAGGTGGAATCCAAGCTTTCAGTATCATACAAGTTCTCCAATCCAAGCTTTTCtaagggggaaaaaagaaaaacttcaaTCTAAGCTTAATTTGGGCAGCAAAATAACTAACCTAACTAGAATCAAGCAGAGAATTAAGCCAATTACCAAAAGATGAACCCATCAGTTAGACAGTAAATTGTTTGGTTCTCCTTAAATTGGATAAGAGCCTATTAGGTTCAGGATGGCTGGGCTTAAGTTGTTGCTAGTTTTGGGTTTGGTTGGCCATAGAGATTATTATATTCAGTATGGCTTGGCTTTGTAGGCTTCTCATATGAATTCGGATTAGGGTTGGGATGTTCTCACATCTGAGAAAACctaaataaatatgaaattaGGGTAAATTTCTCATCCTTAGCTCAACTTAAGTTAGCCTGATAAAGTTGCAGTTCTAATTGCAAGTCTTGGAGTTGCTGCCAACTGAAATTATAGCCTGCCAATTGCAAGAAACCAAACAAACCCTAGGATGGGTTGGGTAGCAGAGTCCATCAATTGGTAAACCAAGAACCACTCAAGCCAACAAAAACTAATTAAAATCTTGAATCTGGAATGCCAAACTTAGACCCCAGCCACCTGGCATGTCCAGAAACTAGGTCTAACATGGATCTAACTGAGATCACAAACCGGTTCAAGAATCCAACTGGGTCTTACCTAGGCTGGATCCAAGCTGCTACTTAGCCTGTGCCATCACCAGAGTTTGTCGTTGAAGTGCGCAGCCGAACCAGCTGAGAACTTAAAAACTTTCAGCTCAAATCTCATGTAATCCTTTATgtatgtaatgtccgggcccagaacctactaggcccaatgagaaatgggcccagttaagggttgggcccaaattccactgtgggcagtgctgtataaggattgaaaaaaaaaaataaataaataaataaaaacgaagggataagaccgacagggaggggTGACCCTCACCCCTGCTGACAGCCGctgccggcgcgccggagacaaggggggcggcggccagtcccgagGTATGGAGGAATGGAGAGGgaagggacctctcagaggaggTCTCATCCTTAAACAGTCCTTTAAGCCtatgccggcaaccccaaaatGACAGACCCCCTAAACACcgaacgagagaaagagagagagcccggaagctccaagaggaaggaggaacccctAAGTCGGCAGAGGTGTTGGAGAGGAGGCACCGCAGGTCATCCCCGGAAATGGTAAGCTCCTgttaccaaaataaaaatagaggaggGACTCCATGGACCTCAGTTGCAGTCACTGCCGGCTCACGGTAGGGGGCTGCAGTCGGCCGGAGTccattccccttcttcttcttcagtggGATAGGGGGtctcagtgaagaagaagaagggaggaaagaaaagaaaatgaaagaaagaagaaaaaggagagagggaagaggggactcacccGTGTGTGGCCGCGGGCAtcggccgcaggcgcggccgtgggctcagccgcaggcgcggctgtGGACGCCGCGAGCTCGGCCGTGGCACTGCCGACTGTGGCTCGGCCCTCCCAAAAccctcttcttccttcacaggggaagaatggagagaggaagagagagggtttgggagtgagagagagagagaatagggggtggtgccggagggaaggaccaaagaaaagaaagaaagaaagaaagagagaggaggaagaggccgtagatccggccggaggagaagaagaagaccggaggaccggccgaaatggctagggcttccgatcggaaccaaggagagagagagaaaggagaggaggaggggacttgccgtgtacggccgtgagcgtcgccggtgcgggctcggccggggaagccgagagctcggccgcgggctcggccggggaagccgagagctcggccgcgggctcggccggggatgccgcggggcttggccgcggacgccgccggtcgtggGCCGTCTCCCTCCGCTCGCCATCCTCCCCTCCGCTCGCCGCCCTgccatcgtcggagaagagaggaagggggagatcgggagagaaggaaggaaagagaggaggaggggaggaagcttcgggaaggagaagaaaagaaaaaggagaagagaagagaagaaaagaaaaagaaaaaaaaaaaaagagaaaagaaaagaaaaagaaaaagaaaagaaaagaaagaaaaagagaagagaaaagaaaagagtgggttaacgggccggaatcgggttcgggtccgaaacccgttaagcccaataataagaaattgatttagccaattgaacctgaacccgagcctaattaaattgggctaagtctggacgagcccaaactgcaaattgggtcaaatccgaaccgaattaagcccaaattgatttgggtccgaacccaattaaattgagttagttccagcagacccaatctggttttaaatcgaaccccaaaggcttcaaattggacttgggctaaatccttggatgggatccaagcaagtaaattcataatatgatgaactaagagattttataataaataaatagggaataatgtaatccctattatgttgttttaggtgattaaggatttgtcacctggacttgagcaatttggaaagcgaattgatgtaagtaatctgtcttaatcctatcgtagatcttgtattacgttttataagatgaaccagtgtttttcatacaatttgaattgtatgcatgattagtgaagaatgtaagtaacctgttctaatcctattatagatcatgtcatgttattaatgttttcctaagcatttattttaagtacatatgtttcatgcatgatatgttacaatgcataagtaacttgcatgatcccagaagctatggctatgtatgcaacctgatgatattgatattttaatcatgcatgtaagtttataaagtcttagctagccccagaggcactataatgggctcaaagatgctactgagaatgactgagccgccagtggctgaatagtaactgagctgccccgccagtggctgaatagtaactgagcctgccccgccagtggctgaatagtaactgagcctgccccgccagtggctgaatagtaactgggcctgccccgccagtggctgaattggaattgggcctgccccgccagtggctgaatagtaactgagctggccccgccagtggtcgagtctgacttcgcagtagcatccgagagaatggaccacggcatgccggggggcacggtttcatatgcatatattatgaaaattttgtgatttgcactactgctttgtttaaattgcatactttataaaatgatatttgaagcatgatcatgaggctcgtttcagagattgggtatatgaggcgggtgcttccaaatcctgcagatgtgtttttggggagaagcaaaatcggtgaggggtgaaggacgcttgcgtgaagccccggaaccggccaacatctggcaggggagccccgtgtttccccctcatgtgggcccaatagtcacgtgccctgcgcaggcgggccgtgacatttatgaacgtgcctggccaaagcatacattgtatTACAACGGatttttgaatatatccttatggaaagttgtattttgctatcttctttaaattgcatacatattatgccgtgatgattattagataaacatgcatgtcagcttctcaaaaccctgatttacatgtttagtctactggttgatccggtaggattatgcaggattacttactgagccgtgtagctcatatccgttcatttactttttctttcagatcctcaccactgatagctgccagagacacgttaatttggtatcagggcttctggggtaaagcaagtatacttttgtgtacataaactatgtagaagctctgtatttgggtactgaccagcatgttgtactaagaatgctttcatatgaaaagattcggttggtttgactaccctattacccaggtatgaggctgcgtgctattgtgggcggtagtcggcaatagcacggccgtgtcacggatccggatccggggcgtgacattctagtggtatcagagcaataggttaaTCATGAGTAAAAATTTTAAGTTTTAATAAGGGAATGGGTAGTTAAGTCTCATTCGGTGAGATTCCGCataattggaaagaaagaaaagattttattagTCGTATCATCGGTCAATCACGAAAATTGTTTGACACAAATATTTTGATAGGTGACAATGAGcaacaaaaagagagaagttaggGCTAATACACAACCATTCTAGGGGCATGATTGTGACTGGTATGGTATTAGAATTCAAGACTTAAGACTACTAAGGATTTTGGTATTTTGAATCAGAATGCTAGCAAGCCATGCCAAAATAAGAATAAGCTAGTTTGGAGATTTCTCGatggagtaatttgtatttggattatgattaaattagattttgactgaTGTTAAGTGGAGTACTAGCAATGGAATATTAAAGTACATTG
The sequence above is drawn from the Phoenix dactylifera cultivar Barhee BC4 unplaced genomic scaffold, palm_55x_up_171113_PBpolish2nd_filt_p 000609F, whole genome shotgun sequence genome and encodes:
- the LOC120106715 gene encoding uncharacterized protein LOC120106715, encoding MEGEEEPASKPLLSKKKPILGTKNQTKLIKPKKTNSTTTISTAATPKSKLNKTLISTPKTSNSTKLVKPTKLTKSNSTNSAKSELKSLKLSSNSTKSSKKILDPPVPRNKTATSKPATAGEKNSKPKPKPKSATAKPEPWLAGDEGDDLIAEFRDLPTRLQQSLFPDLQRLSTTSKAYLSRANREIAEGVKPFVGKSFAPKIASIASVLFLVLPLLLVTALFRRLRSYLSLHRLLVFIQAYLAIYFATLAVTALVTGLEPLRFFYATSPSSYAWTQAAQTFGYLLYLVVQLINLVVVFSAGEGAGAGARVFGLAQMLVGLAVGMHYYAAVFHRAVTGDPPRANWRVHAVYAACFLVICACARAERRKKTYLNDGGEDGKKS